The genomic stretch CGTTATGGCGGCACCTGTGTGATCCGGGGCTGTGTGCCCAAAAAGCTGATGGTCTTTGCCAGCGAATATCGCGACATGACCGAAGATGCCCGCGCCTATGGCTGGGATATCAAGGATGGCCCCTTCGACTGGCCGGCGTTCCAGAAGAACCTGCACACCGAACTGGACCGGCTGGAAGGCGTCTATCGCAACCTGCTGGCCAACTCGGGTGTCGAAACCTTCGACAGCCGCGCGCGGCTGAAAGACAAGCACACGATCGTGCTGGACGATGGTACGGAAAAGACCGCCAAAACCATCCTGATCGCCACTGGCGGCTATCCTGTGCGCCCCGACCTGCCCAATGCCGATCTGGGCATTGTGAGCGATGACATTTTTGATCTGGAAAGCCTGCCCAAGTCGATCCTGATCATCGGCGGTGGCTATATCGCCTGCGAATTTGCCTGCATCCTGCACGGCCTCGGTGTCGAGGTGACGCAATATTACCGCGGTGCGCAAATCCTGCGCGGCTTTGACGACGAGGCGCGCGGTCTGATAGCCGAAGCGATGCGCGCGCGCGGGATTGATCTGCATGTGGGCACCGATATTGTCGAGATGTGGCCCGCTGGTCAGGCACATGACGCATTGACCGGCTCGGACGCGGCAATGGGGGCGGAAGGCTCTGACAAGGCTGCAAAACAGGGTGGTGTCCACGGTGGTCCGGTTTGTGTGAAATCCACGACGGGTGGTGAAAAAACCTTTGATATGGTATTCTTTGCCACAGGCCGCGCGCCGTCCAGCCGTGACATCGGGTTGCAAGAGGCGGGCGTGATCCTGGGCCGCAAGGGCGAAATCCTGGTGGATGAATTCTCCAGGACGGCGGTGGACAACATCTATGCCATTGGCGATGTCACCGACCGCGTCAACCTGACGCCCGTTGCCATCCGCGAAGGCATGGCTTTTGTCGAAACCGTATACCGCGACAACCCGACACCGGTCGACCACGACCTGATCCCGTCCGCGATCTTCACCCAGCCTGAAATGGGCACCATCGGCCTGAGCGAGGAGGCAGCCGCCGCGCAAGAAGAGATCGAGGTTTACGCCTCCAGCTTCCGCCCGATGCAGACCGCCTTTGCCGGACGCGAGGCCCGGGTGTTGATGAAACTGATCGTATCCAGGAAAACCCGCGTGGTTCTGGGCTGTCATATCGTCGCGCCGGGCGCGGGCGAGATGATCCAGCTTGCAGGCATCGCAATCAAGATGGGCGCAACCAAAGAAGACTTTGATCGCGTTTGCGCGGTACATCCGACCATGTCCGAGGAAATCGTGACGATGCGGACACCGATACGCACTGCTTGAATTACTCAAGTAAAATACACAGGTAATGAATTGATGCGCGGCTCAAAGGGGCGGCGAACAGGAGGACAGAAAACATATGGCTGGCAACACAGGCGGCCCGTGGGGCGGCGGAGGCTCTGGCGGAGATGACGAGCGCGGGGGTAATCGCGGCTCGAACGGATCAGGCAGCGGGGGAAAACCCGGCGGCGGGCAGATGCCCGAGATCGACGATCTGGTCAAAAAAGGTCAGGAACAGCTGCGCGTCCTGATGGGCGGACGTGGTGGCAACAACGGCACCGGCGGCGGACGTGGTCCGGGCGGTGGCGGTGGCCCGCGTCTGACACGCGGCACGCTGGGTCTGGGCGCGCTTGTCCTGATCGTGGGCTGGGGGCTTGCCAGCTTCTATACCGTGAAACCCGAAGAACGCTCGGTCGAGCTGTTCCTGGGCAAATATTCGGCCACCGGCGAGCCGGGTCTGAACTTTGCGCCCTGGCCGCTGGTGACGGCGGTGGTTCTGCCGGTGACGCGCGAACAGACCGAAACCATCGGCACCGGATCGCGCGGCGAAAGCGGGTTGATGCTGACCACCGATGAAAACATCATCGACATTGATTTTCAGGTGGTCTGGAACATCTCGGACCCGGCAAAATACCTGTTCAATCTGGCCGAGCCGGAAGAGACCATCCGCGCCGTGTCGGAATCGGCGATGCGTGAAGTGATCGCACGTTCGGAACTGGCGCCGATCCTGAACCGCGACCGTCAGGTTATCGCGGATGAGGCACAGCAATTGATCCAGACGACGCTGGACCAATACGACAGCGGTGTGAACATCCTGCGCCTGAACCTCGACAAGGCAGACCCGCCGCGCGACGTGATCGACAGCTTCCGCGAAGTGCAGGCGGCCGAGCAGCAACGTGACCGTCTGGAACGCGAGGCTGACGCCTATGCCAACCGCGTCTTGGCCGGTGCCCGTGGTGAAGCGGCGCAAACGCTGGAAGAGGCCGAAGGCTATCGCGCCCAGCAAGTGAACGAAGCCCAGGGTGAAGCCGCGCGTTTTACCTCGGTCTTGCAGGAATATTCCAAAGCGCCACAGGTGACACGCAAGCGCCTGTATCTGGAAACCATGGAGAAAATTCTGGGGGATGTGGACAAGATCATCCTTGAGAATTCAACCGATGGCAACGGCGGGCAGGGGGTTGTTCCCTATCTGCCGCTTAATCAATTGCGCGGTGGAGGATCGAACTGATGCGGAACACAACACTCATCATACCCGCACTCGTCGTGCTGGTGGCCATTTTGCTCAGCTCGGTGTTTATCGTGGACGAGCGTGAAAAGGCGCTGGTCCTGCAATTCGGCCAGATCAAATCGGTCAAGGAAGAGCCGGGACTCGCGTTCAAGATCCCGCTGATCCAAGAGGTCGTGCGCTATGACGACCGCATTCAGGCACTGGACACCGTGCCAACCGAAGTCACCCCTTCGGATGACCGCCGCCTGGTTGTCGACGCCTTTGCC from Pseudosulfitobacter sp. DSM 107133 encodes the following:
- a CDS encoding FAD-dependent oxidoreductase, whose product is MASTYDFDLFVIGGGSGGVRAARVAAGDGVKVGLAEESRYGGTCVIRGCVPKKLMVFASEYRDMTEDARAYGWDIKDGPFDWPAFQKNLHTELDRLEGVYRNLLANSGVETFDSRARLKDKHTIVLDDGTEKTAKTILIATGGYPVRPDLPNADLGIVSDDIFDLESLPKSILIIGGGYIACEFACILHGLGVEVTQYYRGAQILRGFDDEARGLIAEAMRARGIDLHVGTDIVEMWPAGQAHDALTGSDAAMGAEGSDKAAKQGGVHGGPVCVKSTTGGEKTFDMVFFATGRAPSSRDIGLQEAGVILGRKGEILVDEFSRTAVDNIYAIGDVTDRVNLTPVAIREGMAFVETVYRDNPTPVDHDLIPSAIFTQPEMGTIGLSEEAAAAQEEIEVYASSFRPMQTAFAGREARVLMKLIVSRKTRVVLGCHIVAPGAGEMIQLAGIAIKMGATKEDFDRVCAVHPTMSEEIVTMRTPIRTA
- the hflK gene encoding FtsH protease activity modulator HflK, yielding MAGNTGGPWGGGGSGGDDERGGNRGSNGSGSGGKPGGGQMPEIDDLVKKGQEQLRVLMGGRGGNNGTGGGRGPGGGGGPRLTRGTLGLGALVLIVGWGLASFYTVKPEERSVELFLGKYSATGEPGLNFAPWPLVTAVVLPVTREQTETIGTGSRGESGLMLTTDENIIDIDFQVVWNISDPAKYLFNLAEPEETIRAVSESAMREVIARSELAPILNRDRQVIADEAQQLIQTTLDQYDSGVNILRLNLDKADPPRDVIDSFREVQAAEQQRDRLEREADAYANRVLAGARGEAAQTLEEAEGYRAQQVNEAQGEAARFTSVLQEYSKAPQVTRKRLYLETMEKILGDVDKIILENSTDGNGGQGVVPYLPLNQLRGGGSN